From the Stigmatopora argus isolate UIUO_Sarg chromosome 12, RoL_Sarg_1.0, whole genome shotgun sequence genome, the window aaattaatGGACACAGGCGCAAACTGAAATACAAGAAAAGCAAAtgcaaaaacttgaaacgtgcaagcaagcaaaaaaatacatttaaggcCACATTTTTTCACagagctttgattttttttaactaaatggAAGCACTATTGTCAAATACAATTCCTTCAAGTCAGTTGACATAACACAGACTTGCCTGAAAATATTGGTcaaaatttgaataaaataacaCGCACTTTACCTGTCTAAGGCAGCACTTGTGGGCATGCTGCGGGCCAAGCCCCTCACCCCGCTGTGCTGAAAGTAGGGGATGCAGAAGATGTTGTCAGCGATCACGGCCAACGAGTCAGACGGGGTGACAAAGAGGCCGTGCTTTCCGAGGATCATGTTTCGATCCTAAAGTCAAACAGTCAAGACCAAGTCATTCAGGTCTCGGATGTCAAACCCTAGtttggttttaatttaaaagcatTTTGGCTTCAATTGTTGTACCCCATCGCTGTCAAATGCTGCACCAAAGTCGTATGCTCCATCTCTCATGATGTCAATCAAGTCTGCAGCATAGATGAGGTTTGGATCGGGACGATGACCTCCAAAATCTTCCATTGGGACACAATTAACGGCACAATTGTCAGGACAGCCGAGCTCGTCGCATAGTATTCTCTTCACATATGGACCTACCACTGGAGAGAGGAAATCGGCAAGTAGGGAACTGGTTCACACATTGACTGATATCACAGCAATTTTGTAGTATAAGTTTAGGCGTTTCAAATGTGCCACTTTTTTTGCACAAGAGAAAAAAGCTCTTACCTCCATGCATTGCATCCAGTCTTATTTTGATGTGATTCTCGCCAGAAAGAAGCTCCTTCAGAGTAGCAAAGTCGAAGATGTTTCTCATCAAGTTGGCGTAGGACTCGACGGCATCCACAATTTCAACTGAGCACAATCACAAAATGGTAAGAAGCTTTAGGTTGAAATCATTAATTTCTCAGACATTGTCATCCTTCATTTTACCTATAAAAGGTTTGAATTTGTTCTCCAGATCAAATGTCTGTTTGCCTAGAGTAGTGAGATCCAGTCGGAGTCCGGGGCAGATGGCAAACTCTTCAATGGTTCTGCTGAGCTGAAAGATCTTGTTTGTAATGCCATCATTGGCTGGCCCTTGGTGAGGGAGAATGACTCAGTTTAGTTTTCTCTTTGTAATGAATGTCTCAACCAAACAATTCCTGCATCTTCAATCATCCAATTAATCTCAGAGTAATGCTGTACTGCTACCTTGCACACTCTGTCTATCTCATTCACTACCACTGAcagcagttcaaatggattgaatgccACACgcagtcaatgacagccaatgctTGACTTTAACTAATCCTTCTCTTGGCAGTTGCTCCCCACCATGCTTCTTCCTGTCTCACTGAGCATACCTCCATTTGCAGTGTTGAACTTGATTCCAAAGTCCCCGTCAGGTCCTGCTGGGTTGTGACTGGCGGTGAGGATGATACCACCGATGGCTTTGAATTTCCTGATCACGCAGGAGCAAGCTGGTGTGGACATTAACCCATGGTGACCAACAATGAGACGACCCACCTGGGGAAATGCCGCAGGTAAATGTCTGTGTGACCTCACGTGCTTTGCTGGACTGCTGTGAGCAGGGACACCAATTAATATTGGATTTGATGTGCTATGGTTCTTCATTTGGTTTGACATTTCACTAGTTGGGTGTAAATTGAGGCACTTAAAAAACACCACACCTCCTAAATCTAAACTTTAACTTCCCAATGGACCCTCTTGTCTTTATCATATTATCCCCTACAACTCACAATGACCTACGTTGACGTTTGCGTCGCCCCATCCTCACTATAGTCGGCATTAATGCTAGGATGACAAATGGTGGACTCATCAGATGTTTCTGGCATTTGGCAAATATTGAATACTTTGGCCTAAGCATTAAAATATCACCAAAGAggtacaacaaaaacaatgacgAAATTATAACCAGCAGATACAGTACATGAGATGCACAAAGTCACAGTTCTAAGGATGCTAAATGAACACACCAAGTGCCACTGACCCCATTGGCTGCTGCCATCTGCACAATGACTTCAATAGCGGTTTGGTTAAAGAAGCGCCCATCTCCTCCCACAACCAATGCAGAACCCTGACGGTCACGAAGATCAATGGAGGAAAAGATACTTTGGATGAAGTTGTGCAGATAGTTCTTCCTGGACTGGAAGACGTGGACCTTTCTTCTCAGGCCATTGCTACCGGGTTTCTGGTCAGAGTAAGGGGACGTCGGTACAGTCAAAACACGTAGAGGACTGTTGTCCATCTTTGTTGTGGAGTTTTGCCTCGAGGCAAAGCTTTAGAGAAGTTGTTGTCTGGAGGGGAAATTCCCCTCGCAGTGTGCACAGACTGACAGTGGTCCTTACTGCACCTAAAATAACCTTCCAATTGAATTCGTGCGTACACAGAGAGAGTAACTAAAGACACTCCTTCACACATGTGCAGCGAAATCACTGTCAAGCCATAAAGTTGTGTTTGGGTGTGTCTGTGTTGAAGCGCTGCAAGCAAGGCGCAGAGTTATGACATGCAAGATAAGGATGGCATCTTACATTGAAGGAGGCGCATTAGCAATGAGGTGGCAATTACAATATCAGATGACTGAAAATGAAAGGAGATATATGGCTCTTATCACgcctttaaaaaacacattatcAAATCTAATAATAGACGCAGCATAGCAGTGTAGTTATCAAGactgctccttcacagtaaatCAGTTTCTTCAAGGGGGAATATTTAGGAGAATGATCTGCACTGCCCTCTATGGACTATGACGTGGACACACAATTCTTCTTGATCCACAAATTAGggtaaacacaaacaaatggaATAGTTCTACatctcattgcttttccccctttttttacagataaatatgaaagtaacagCTCCAAATTAAATTGTGAATGGATATTGCATCCTTTGTGGTCACAGCACATGTTTTCACTCAAAAAAAACAGAGGTAAATGGCATtcacaataacatttttaagaacAGAAATGGGAGTGAACTCCATATTACATTTTACAGCAGTAGATTTTTAAGTAAAAGTATATAATGAAGCAGACATCCACATTTAAAATTTTACCTTGGACTAAGTTTAGCTATAGGCAGTAAAATAATAGTAGGCTTGATTTGGGTATTTCCCTCAGCGGTTGTACTGAGGTTTCTTGCCACTGGCAGCTCGCTAACAGTATAGAAATTGATGGCTATgtgaaatttatttttcaatttgatcACCATTATCACATACACTAAATGGTTCTGACCCCTACACATGTTCTTCATGGTTTCGTATTTACTGTGGAACATCTGTGCTATTTGCGTGAAAGCCACCTGTCTCTGAAGATGTTGACAAAGGGTTGAAGGGATGAACTGATATCTGCGTGAACCTTAGCAAATAAGATGCTTTTCGACCAGGCTTTAAATGGATCCCTGTTCGACGGTCCAAACGTCCCTTATGTCTCACAAGGAAATACCTCCCGTTGAAGTTGGTGTCCTCGCAGCTTTTGAACCACCAACCACCTGATGTGAGAAGCAATGTTAGATAAATGAAATGCATCTAAAACATGATACCGCTTTGAAAGTGTATATTTAATGGTAGGTTTTTGCAGTTAGAATGATCGTAGAAAAGATTTAATATACTCATTTTTATATAACTTCTgcaaaaaattaaatgcataTAAAACAGTATTAGTGCTTTAGAAAGTGTACATTAAATGGTAGTTTTTTTGGAGTTAGAATGATCGTAGAAAAGATTTAATATaatcatttttataccttcttcCATATATGTAACCAGTTTTAATGATGTTCACATCACTGTCTCCAACCAAGGTCCGACATACAGTGTTATTATGGCAGTCGAACGTGCTGACTACTGAGATAATACTATTTGGATTAAGTACTGTGCATGCACAAGAATTGACATCACCATCAGGTATCACAATTGCCATAACACAGTAGTAGTTAAACTATAATGTTTTTTAGCAATATTTTGTTGTTAATTATCTTGGGGGTAGTTTCTTTTATGGCTTTaccgattttttttcccaattggaCAATTCCTGCATCAACATCTGCTAGTAGTTTAGCGtaacttttacaaaaaaatgtagaacAAAAATGTTGGAGTTTTCTTTGCGTAGAAGTAACAACCAAAACAACATAATGTCGTAAATAGCCTACCTGTGTGGGCACAGCTGGAATCCCAGTTCTTGCCATTGTGCCTGTCCTTAGTGGAGAACGTCATGCCTGTTTGATTCTTCAAGGGGTCAGCAAGATCTCCTGACAGAAGCTTGAGTTGAAGAGTGTAGCTACTCTCTGGACCGCCAAGGTCAAACGTATATTCAATAAAGCGTTTGGTCTGTTTCCAGTCTTCCAGATGGATGTGAAGGACAGAATTGCCCTGAGCAACCAGAGAGCGAATTTTACTGAGACCCAGCCAAAACTCCCCTGCAAGAGTACACAGTTGGCCACAAATGAGAAGTTCTTGTATATAAGACAGAGACGAACTTGATTTTGGACCTCTATTGCACCTCATAGAAACCCAGGTCACTTGCTTTGACATACAGTGAAAATCTCCAAatccattttcatatttttcccaAGTTTGGTCAAAGTTGACAGAGCCGTCCGTTCTTCGCTGAATGACTGTTACACCATGTGCTAGCAGAAAACAAAACCaatgttttttccaactttAATTTGAGCAGCAAGATGGTGTCGAATCATGTTTTACAAtttacaaatggaaaaaaatgtatattcatTACCTGCACTCATGTCACAAAACACCATGAAGGGCTTTGACCCATTAGGTTTGATTGGGTACACACCACTGCTTTTCTCACCTCTGATGAACAGGTCGCTGCAGTCCACTGGGAGatcttttaaacaaaattttacatttttggcatttgcacattgcatgCTGTTCTGATGGTGATCTTACCCAGCGCTGCAGAATTGTTGCTGGAGTCAGAGTCCAGATAAGGACTGAGTGTTGGAGTTTCGCTGTTGAAGAATTCAAGCTTCCTTTCAACCGTATCTTGGGCAAATGTACTGGCTGTAAGCTGGTGCACATTATTTGAACAATAATTTATCCACACGTCAGGCAATCATCACAGTGCCTCAATATAAATGCACATACTATGTACACATGCGCATTTTGTTAGAACCCAAACATGACCAGTATCAATTTCCCTGCCAGTAGAAAAAAATACGTTATGCTCTCATGTCCTCGTGATATCTACAATTACAGCAAATTTTGGCGGTTAGACATGTCATGAGAATGGATGTTTTCACAACCTTTTCTTCCAGAATGTTGATCTTATTCCTCTGGTAGATGAGTTGATCACTTTGGTCCCTCACAGCCTTCAACAGCTCGGTGATGCTTCGCTCCTGGCCGTTAATCACTCCCTagtttgtattaaaaaatgtaaaaaaagtttAAGCTCTGTTAACTGCTTTTACAGTAATTTCTGCTGCTCGCTACGGTTGTCTTTGTGAGTGAGTTTGTAACTATTAAAGCTGGAGCACACGACTTGTTCAATTTCAGCAAAAAATACTGGTTTGGGAATATCATTTTGTTTTAGTCCTGATAGctgtttaaaattcatttttgagTGCAAAATCCAAAACGTAACAGTTTCCTCTATCACGGCAAGTTATTGATTTACCATGTATGTGGTTACTGAATGAAACCAACTAACTATATTCTTTGtaaaaccattcattcattcatgtacTGTATCGTTTCATACTCTTGAGCATTGTGGgtgtcaaaaaaaatcaatcacgaCAGTTTCctacatatttaattttttttcagcttATGTAAATATTAAGTAGCCTCAATTTTCAGTATTTCATGGATGTGTTACTTTTACTCAACTTAATCCacataaaaaatatagaatttctttgaagaaaaaaacaaaaaaagtataaattccGCCTGACTCACCCTCAGGCTGTTGATCTCTACCACTTGCTCTCCATTCAACATTCCCTGAGACAAACTTCTCAACTTCTCCTCCATGTCTTCAACCTTGTTCTGCAGAGAATTCTTTTCCTGCATGATGGTGTCCACCTTGGAGTTGATTTGAACAGATATGTCCTTAATCACTTCATTATTAGCCTTCAGTACCACCGCCGTCTTTTTCAgctcttcttcttctacttTGATTTCAACGGCCAGCACAGAAAGTTTGTTGAACGAATCATCGAAGATATTGAGCTTCTGGAAAATCTCACTGATTTGTCTTTTGGTCTTGCGCACAAAGTCCCGCATGCTCTGGCCCAGATGAAGGAGGCCATTTGCCAGGACACGTACTTCATCAAGCGCCACGAAGGGTGAGCGGATTTCAGTGAGGGTCTCGGGCTGGACGGTGGGCTTCTCTTCGCCACACAGGACAGGGAGACAGGTGCCAGCTAGGACAACCAAATAGATCAGAgatgttttcatgttttgttcTGCTTATCCCGCTGCCGAAAGCCGTCTGTCTCCCTCTTCTGTGACTGGCTGAAGAGACACGGACGGTCAAAAATCATGCGGTTTATGCACTGTCACCAGTGTGTCAATGATTGACTTGGATCAGTTCCTAGATGGATTGGAGTCTCTTCTACTACCTAGTCTCTACTAATATCACATCATACTTTGGAGCACCAATATGACTTCCAATAAACAGCCTAATCTTATCATCTATAAACACCTAGTTGATAGATACAGAGAGCTctagacaatgttttttttacgtcAACCAAACTGTAATTTTAGGGTGGCCAGTagaacatttataaaaaatagaaCCACAAAGTACACTGCATATTATATCATTCTTGGTATAAACAAAAATCAGGAAAACCGTCAAATGTTCATTGTCAAATTAACAACAAACAGTAAAAAGAACTATAtttgattatattttatatacagtatgtatatGTAAGTGGTGTTTTTCATCAGACAATGGTCAAAATTACATACTATATGGAAGTGATGGTAGTGACATCACAGTGTTCTCTTTCTCCAACTGACGTTCAACCAATCAGAAGAAGGAAATTGGCAATGCCACTGTTGAAAATCATGAGTGGATTATTGAATCTTAAATCTGACATTCAACCAACCTGAAGAAAGAAGTTGGCAATGCCACTCTGTAAAATCATGAGTGGATTATTGAATCTTAAATCtgattgattgaaaaaaaagatatattatcACATGCATTGGGCAATGGCAGATTATATTGACCTATTAGGACAATAATACTGAAGCCTGTTTAGACCAGGGTATTCAAACTGATTCCGCAAAGGACTGCACTggatcctggtctttgttccaaccgatcctgTGCAgaaagtttaaccaatgaggtgtgtcttctaaaataagtagcacctgactgcaatcaaatgattacacttgcatgatgtgtctttttgtttcagtttgaatgaaaaactGCACCTACAATGGCTGACTGCACTGAAGCTACCAAACAAACAATCAAGAGGATTGGGACCGATGCCTAAAGTATGATCAGCCATCTTCAGAGGAAATGCCAATGTCTGTCTGTTAAATGTTAACCACTGGTGGAACAACAGGGTCGCATGAGGCCCTTGTTGTTTACACAGTAAACATAGTTACAACTCTGACTTCAGCCACAAGCTCGCCTGATTTCAGCAAAATAAAATGTCGGTTGCAATGTGGCCCACTTTTTGGGAGGTGAGCTCTGCCATCATGTGACTTCAGTGACCACTGGCCTTGGAACGGGAAGGCGTGTCGAAGAAGGCGGGAAGAGACATGGATGGTAATGTAATCTTAACTTCATTTCATTGTGGGGTAAAATTTGGATTGCCAGAAATGTTTCAATGCAACGAGAAATTATACTTGTTTCAAGTTTATCCGTCGTCCTACTACTTGCGCATGTTAATTAAattctgttattattattatgattatcttGACTGTCGTAGTTGTTATGTCTCGTTGATTTTGTCTGAATTTTAgattgcttttttgtttgtttgtttgtttttcttctgcCAAATATCCCCAAAAAGTTTTTATGAATCAAAACAATCCTATGTTTTGGTTTACATTTTAGTTACTGTTAAAGGACTGTTTTTACCAACAACTAGAAGCGCAGATGACATATTGGTTACAAAACAAAATACCATAAAGTCTGAAATGTAATGCCATACAAAGCCTCttagttcaa encodes:
- the LOC144085946 gene encoding phosphoglucomutase-1-like isoform X1, whose translation is MDNSPLRVLTVPTSPYSDQKPGSNGLRRKVHVFQSRKNYLHNFIQSIFSSIDLRDRQGSALVVGGDGRFFNQTAIEVIVQMAAANGVGRLIVGHHGLMSTPACSCVIRKFKAIGGIILTASHNPAGPDGDFGIKFNTANGGPANDGITNKIFQLSRTIEEFAICPGLRLDLTTLGKQTFDLENKFKPFIVEIVDAVESYANLMRNIFDFATLKELLSGENHIKIRLDAMHGVVGPYVKRILCDELGCPDNCAVNCVPMEDFGGHRPDPNLIYAADLIDIMRDGAYDFGAAFDSDGDRNMILGKHGLFVTPSDSLAVIADNIFCIPYFQHSGVRGLARSMPTSAALDRVAKATKIELYETPTGWKFFGNLMDAGLLSLCGEESFGTSGDHIREKDGLWAVLAWLTIMASRRQSVEEILQYHWLKYGRNYFTRYDYENIDIDAACEMMEDVELMIADKNFVRQRFAVEDKIYQVEKADNFEYTDPVDSSITRNQGLRIIFSDGSRIIYRLGGTSSDGATVRIYLETYDKEAIFQETQVVLAPLATIALKISQLHHRTGRTGPSVIT
- the LOC144085947 gene encoding angiopoietin-related protein 3-like, whose product is MKTSLIYLVVLAGTCLPVLCGEEKPTVQPETLTEIRSPFVALDEVRVLANGLLHLGQSMRDFVRKTKRQISEIFQKLNIFDDSFNKLSVLAVEIKVEEEELKKTAVVLKANNEVIKDISVQINSKVDTIMQEKNSLQNKVEDMEEKLRSLSQGMLNGEQVVEINSLRGVINGQERSITELLKAVRDQSDQLIYQRNKINILEEKLTASTFAQDTVERKLEFFNSETPTLSPYLDSDSSNNSAALDLPVDCSDLFIRGEKSSGVYPIKPNGSKPFMVFCDMSAAHGVTVIQRRTDGSVNFDQTWEKYENGFGDFHWEFWLGLSKIRSLVAQGNSVLHIHLEDWKQTKRFIEYTFDLGGPESSYTLQLKLLSGDLADPLKNQTGMTFSTKDRHNGKNWDSSCAHTGGWWFKSCEDTNFNGRYFLVRHKGRLDRRTGIHLKPGRKASYLLRFTQISVHPFNPLSTSSETGGFHANSTDVPQ
- the LOC144085946 gene encoding phosphoglucomutase-1-like isoform X2; this encodes MDNSPLRVLTVPTSPYSDQKPGSNGLRRKVHVFQSRKNYLHNFIQSIFSSIDLRDRQGSALVVGGDGRFFNQTAIEVIVQMAAANGVGRLIVGHHGLMSTPACSCVIRKFKAIGGIILTASHNPAGPDGDFGIKFNTANGGPANDGITNKIFQLSRTIEEFAICPGLRLDLTTLGKQTFDLENKFKPFIVEIVDAVESYANLMRNIFDFATLKELLSGENHIKIRLDAMHGVVGPYVKRILCDELGCPDNCAVNCVPMEDFGGHRPDPNLIYAADLIDIMRDGAYDFGAAFDSDGDRNMILGKHGLFVTPSDSLAVIADNIFCIPYFQHSGVRGLARSMPTSAALDRVAKATKIELYETPTGWKFFGNLMDAGLLSLCGEESFGTSGDHIREKDGLWAVLAWLTIMASRRQSVEEILQYHWLKYGRNYFTRQEFCEAAICSRRQNLPSGKSRQF